In Clarias gariepinus isolate MV-2021 ecotype Netherlands chromosome 9, CGAR_prim_01v2, whole genome shotgun sequence, a single window of DNA contains:
- the fam110a gene encoding protein FAM110A isoform X2 encodes MQTSDRRKRGPLTTGMSADALGLSPRRLARLPETADSAPGQRKPSAVERLEADKAKYVKSQQVALNKQLPIIRKPLMPSGNSGELRPGAPQPMRKPVARTTSKPDAPPLNLEHLNSLINGVCDPFAPTNSLQMKNLEKRPGSSAGSGSPISSTALNAVKESLFKSGSSPTPLKKTSGDGLAANGSSAYAVTVRRVDVKPQLGTPQMRKPCRAQLPGQRVHSQLLQLLRPYTQTSAPPQPLQPIKSRHDIMNLSSPVKSHVSPVQSSPSFPTEPLSPALTSPDKSPKEQTEQTSPILAQGPIPPPSPAVTNKSSVCSRKRRSLTRSKSDVSDRFSRAGAEVERFFNYCGLEPSDFGELTPGSDIASISRLRSASAPASECTAEGGEGEDEEEAANDEKPSCGVSVIEKNARVIKWLYGMRQAKDSTKVANI; translated from the coding sequence ATGCAAACCAGTGACAGAAGGAAAAGGGGGCCGTTAACTACCGGTATGTCTGCGGACGCTCTTGGGCTGTCTCCGAGGCGTTTAGCCAGACTGCCCGAAACTGCAGACTCCGCTCCGGGGCAGCGCAAGCCGAGTGCTGTGGAGCGCCTCGAGGCTGACAAGGCGAAATATGTTAAGAGCCAGCAAGTGGCACTCAACAAGCAGCTGCCAATCATCCGGAAGCCCTTAATGCCCTCCGGCAACAGCGGGGAGCTTCGGCCAGGTGCACCACAACCGATGCGCAAACCAGTTGCTCGTACCACATCGAAACCCGATGCCCCGCCTCTTAACCTGGAACACCTGAATAGCCTGATTAATGGAGTATGTGATCCATTTGCCCCAACGAATAGTTTGCAAATGAAAAACCTTGAAAAAAGGCCAGGTTCCTCTGCAGGCAGTGGGTCTCCAATTTCCTCGACGGCTTTAAATGCGGTTAAGGAGTCTCTTTTTAAATCCGGTTCATCACCAACACCCCTTAAGAAAACATCAGGAGATGGCTTAGCTGCTAACGGGTCTTCTGCGTATGCCGTAACTGTACGGCGAGTTGATGTGAAGCCTCAGTTAGGGACACCGCAGATGAGAAAGCCATGCCGCGCGCAGCTACCTGGGCAGCGCGTCCACTCGCAGCTTTTGCAGCTTCTCAGGCCGTACACACAAACTTCCGCTCCACCGCAGCCTCTTCAGCCGATCAAAAGCCGGCATGACATCATGAACCTGTCCAGTCCTGTGAAGTCCCATGTAAGCCCGGTTCAGTCTTCGCCTTCATTCCCTACCGAACCCCTTTCTCCTGCCTTAACTTCTCCTGATAAATCCCCGAAAGAACAAACAGAACAAACATCTCCCATTTTAGCCCAAGGGCCCATCCCACCTCCGTCTCCTGCGGTCACCAACAAGTCCTCAGTTTGCTCCAGGAAACGACGGTCACTTACACGTTCCAAATCGGATGTGAGTGACCGTTTCTCCCGCGCTGGTGCCGAAGTCGAGCGTTTCTTTAACTACTGTGGCCTTGAACCATCAGACTTTGGCGAGCTGACACCCGGGTCGGACATTGCATCCATTTCACGTCTGCGCAGCGCTAGCGCTCCTGCATCGGAGTGCACTGCCGAAGGGGGGGAGGGTGAAGATGAGGAAGAAGCAGCCAATGATGAGAAGCCCAGCTGTGGTGTTTCAGTCATAGAAAAAAACGCACGCGTGATCAAGTGGCTGTATGGAATGCGCCAAGCCAAGGACAGCACAAAAGTGGCTAATATTTAG
- the fam110a gene encoding protein FAM110A isoform X1, whose product MVQIDYRDLRYPITTACRPCLPAFMQTSDRRKRGPLTTGMSADALGLSPRRLARLPETADSAPGQRKPSAVERLEADKAKYVKSQQVALNKQLPIIRKPLMPSGNSGELRPGAPQPMRKPVARTTSKPDAPPLNLEHLNSLINGVCDPFAPTNSLQMKNLEKRPGSSAGSGSPISSTALNAVKESLFKSGSSPTPLKKTSGDGLAANGSSAYAVTVRRVDVKPQLGTPQMRKPCRAQLPGQRVHSQLLQLLRPYTQTSAPPQPLQPIKSRHDIMNLSSPVKSHVSPVQSSPSFPTEPLSPALTSPDKSPKEQTEQTSPILAQGPIPPPSPAVTNKSSVCSRKRRSLTRSKSDVSDRFSRAGAEVERFFNYCGLEPSDFGELTPGSDIASISRLRSASAPASECTAEGGEGEDEEEAANDEKPSCGVSVIEKNARVIKWLYGMRQAKDSTKVANI is encoded by the exons ATG GTACAGATAGACTACAGAGACCTACGTTACCCCATCACTACTGCCTGCAGGCCTTGCTTGCCTGCATTTATGCAAACCAGTGACAGAAGGAAAAGGGGGCCGTTAACTACCGGTATGTCTGCGGACGCTCTTGGGCTGTCTCCGAGGCGTTTAGCCAGACTGCCCGAAACTGCAGACTCCGCTCCGGGGCAGCGCAAGCCGAGTGCTGTGGAGCGCCTCGAGGCTGACAAGGCGAAATATGTTAAGAGCCAGCAAGTGGCACTCAACAAGCAGCTGCCAATCATCCGGAAGCCCTTAATGCCCTCCGGCAACAGCGGGGAGCTTCGGCCAGGTGCACCACAACCGATGCGCAAACCAGTTGCTCGTACCACATCGAAACCCGATGCCCCGCCTCTTAACCTGGAACACCTGAATAGCCTGATTAATGGAGTATGTGATCCATTTGCCCCAACGAATAGTTTGCAAATGAAAAACCTTGAAAAAAGGCCAGGTTCCTCTGCAGGCAGTGGGTCTCCAATTTCCTCGACGGCTTTAAATGCGGTTAAGGAGTCTCTTTTTAAATCCGGTTCATCACCAACACCCCTTAAGAAAACATCAGGAGATGGCTTAGCTGCTAACGGGTCTTCTGCGTATGCCGTAACTGTACGGCGAGTTGATGTGAAGCCTCAGTTAGGGACACCGCAGATGAGAAAGCCATGCCGCGCGCAGCTACCTGGGCAGCGCGTCCACTCGCAGCTTTTGCAGCTTCTCAGGCCGTACACACAAACTTCCGCTCCACCGCAGCCTCTTCAGCCGATCAAAAGCCGGCATGACATCATGAACCTGTCCAGTCCTGTGAAGTCCCATGTAAGCCCGGTTCAGTCTTCGCCTTCATTCCCTACCGAACCCCTTTCTCCTGCCTTAACTTCTCCTGATAAATCCCCGAAAGAACAAACAGAACAAACATCTCCCATTTTAGCCCAAGGGCCCATCCCACCTCCGTCTCCTGCGGTCACCAACAAGTCCTCAGTTTGCTCCAGGAAACGACGGTCACTTACACGTTCCAAATCGGATGTGAGTGACCGTTTCTCCCGCGCTGGTGCCGAAGTCGAGCGTTTCTTTAACTACTGTGGCCTTGAACCATCAGACTTTGGCGAGCTGACACCCGGGTCGGACATTGCATCCATTTCACGTCTGCGCAGCGCTAGCGCTCCTGCATCGGAGTGCACTGCCGAAGGGGGGGAGGGTGAAGATGAGGAAGAAGCAGCCAATGATGAGAAGCCCAGCTGTGGTGTTTCAGTCATAGAAAAAAACGCACGCGTGATCAAGTGGCTGTATGGAATGCGCCAAGCCAAGGACAGCACAAAAGTGGCTAATATTTAG
- the fkbp1aa gene encoding FKBP prolyl isomerase 1Aa, whose amino-acid sequence MGVEVETITPGDGSTFPKKGQTCIVHYVGSLTNGHTFDSSRDRGKPFKFKIGKQEVIRAWDEGVAQMSVGQRAKLTCTPDFAYGSKGHPGIIPPNATLIFDVELIGLE is encoded by the exons ATGGGAGTCGAGGTCGAAACCATAACACCAGGAGACG GAAGCACTTTCCCCAAAAAAGGACAGACGTGCATTGTGCACTATGTCG GGTCTCTGACGAACGGTCACACGTTTGACTCATCTCGGGACCGAGGCAAGCCCTTCAAATTCAAGATCGGCAAGCAGGAAGTTATCCGTGCCTGGGATGAAGGAGTGGCTCAG ATGAGCGTAGGCCAGCGTGCAAAGCTGACCTGCACCCCTGACTTTGCCTACGGGAGCAAAGGCCACCCTGGTATCATCCCTCCCAATGCCACGCTCATATTCGACGTGGAGCTTATTGGCTTGGAGTAA
- the mfsd2al2 gene encoding sodium-dependent lysophosphatidylcholine symporter 1-B-like, with the protein MTLAESLQDELQSWKKVSSSCTVAEPDEKSRKEEPCNNAGIPLATKLCYAFGGIPYQATNISLGLSFQIFLLDVVQMEAFFVSLILFTTRVWDAITDPLVGYLVSRSGPTPIGKLLPWSVLSMPLGILSYIFLWFIPHTADSSSVGVPWYLIISCLFQTLMSCYHVPYTSLNMFLGGSKRDRDSATAYRMSAEVLSMLLAAVMQGQVLRVYTTERENSCVDYNDELTYSTPSPSVSSLQNTQEAFMTSALIMGALFFLCSMVLFLGVREQSGPAGIQIERGSSYLADVKKLIGHVSYQRLVLGFLFTSLAFQMALGNFTLFCIHVAGLGAHFQYLILAILVSATVSVPMWQMILLRLGKKSTLFIGIPLFIPVVIVLASVSDNFPVYMIMCILVGTSVATLFLLPWSMLPDVVDEFMLANPCCMAMEPLFFSCYCFCNKLGGGLSAGISTMILHLTGYKTGACSHSGGVVLALRLLLAPIPIILLLVGLVFFYLYPINEMQRQQIQQGQQQMRAKSRLLPNKEDVKLQRHMSTRSSFQLKTSTISSKSRVKTPSSQLRCFSSKPVQKDCIARTGPAECNASTGCTSEAPFHKTKWRSKSNLTISQISTHRSSLKRSEPCSTRAAVTWV; encoded by the exons ATGACCCTGGCTGAGTCATTACAGGATGAGCTCCAATCGTGGAAAAAAGTGAGTTCTTCCTGTACCGTGGCTGAACCAGATGAGAAAAGCAGAAAGGAAGAGCCTTGT AACAATGCAGGAATCCCTTTGGCCACAAAGTTATGTTATGCTTTTGGAGGAATTCCATATCAGGCAACTAATATTTCCCTGGGCTTGTCCTTTCAAATATTTCTGCTGGATGTTGTACAA ATGGAGGCGTTCTTTGTCTCTTTGATCTTGTTCACCACTCGTGTGTGGGACGCAATAACTGACCCTCTCGTTGGGTACCTGGTGAGCAGGAGTGGGCCGACCCCCATAGGCAAGCTCCTCCCTTG GTCGGTTTTGTCCATGCCGCTGGGCATTCTGTCTTACATCTTCCTCTGGTTCATCCCACATACTGCAGACAGCTCCTCAGTTGGTGTGCCTTGGTACCTCATCATCAGCTGTCTCTTCCAGACTTTAATGAGT TGCTATCATGTCCCGTATACATCCCTTAATATGTTTCTCGGAGGAAGCAAGAGGGACAGAGATTCAGCCACAGCCTACA gaATGAGTGCGGAGGTGTTGTCGATGCTGCTGGCTGCTGTGATGCAGGGGCAGGTGTTAAGAGTGTACACCACTGAAAGAGAGAACTCCTGCGTCGACTATAATGATGAGCTCACATACAGCACCCCATCTCCCTCTGTTTCTTCACTACAGAACACG CAAGAAGCCTTCATGACTTCAGCTCTGATCATGGGTGCTCTTTTCTTCCTCTGCTCTATGGTGCTCTTTCTGGGAGTGAGAGAACAAAGTG GGCCTGCAGGCATTCAGATAGAGAGGGGCTCATCATACCTTGCGGATGTGAAGAAACTGATCGGACACGTCTCGTATCAGCGCCTGGTGCTCGGCTTCCTGTTTACCTCGCTTGCTTTCCAG ATGGCTTTAGGAAACTTTACTTTGTTCTGCATCCATGTGGCAGGATTGGGAGCTCATTTCCAATATCTAATATTGGCTATACTG GTTTCAGCTACAGTATCAGTTCCCATGTGGCAGATGATTCTACTGAGGTTGGGAAAGAAGAGTACTCTTTTTATCGGCATACCC CTTTTTATTCCTGTCGTCATAGTCCTAGCATCTGTCTCAGACAACTTCCCCGTCTACATGATCATGTGCATTCTGGTTGGCACCAGCGTGGCTACACTTTTCTTGTTACCATG GTCTATGTTGCCAGACGTGGTGGATGAGTTTATGCTTGCGAATCCTTGCTGCATGGCGATGGAGCCCCTGTTTTTCTCCTGCTACTGCTTCTGCAACAAGCTCGGAGGAGGTCTCTCTGCTGGCATCTCCACCATGATACTACA CCTGACAGGTTATAAAACAGGAGCATGCAGCCACAGCGGAGGAGTCGTCTTGGCATTACGCCTGCTTTTGGCACCGATTCCCATCATCCTACTGCTGGTGGGTCTGGTCTTCTTCTATCTCTACCCAATCAATGAAATGCAGCGGCAGCAGATCCAACAAGGCCAGCAACAAATGAG AGCCAAGTCTCGATTGCTTCCAAACAAAGAAGACGTCAAACTACAGCGACACATGTCTACAAGGAGCAGCTTTCAATTAAAGACTAGTACAATATCTTCTAAATCCAGAGTGAAAACTCCTTCTTCTCAGCTGAGGTGTTTTTCTTCTAAGCCCGTGCAAAAGGACTGCATTGCTAGGACAGGCCCTGCCGAGTGTAACGCTAGCACAGGCTGCACTTCAGAGGCACCGTTTCATAAAACAAAATGGAGGTCAAAAAGCAATTTAACTATATCTCAGATTAGTACACATCGGTCTTCACTGAAGAGGAGTGAACCGTGCTCTACAAGGGCAGCAGTTACATGGGTGTAA